The nucleotide sequence GGCCGTGCCCGCCGACGCCGTCTCCGGCTACTACCTGGCCAAGTTGGTGCGCACCGACGGGACTTCGGGGGCAAGCCACATCGCCTTCGTGGTCCGCGACGACGCCTCCCACGCCGCCCTGCTCATGCAGGCGTCGGACGCCACGTGGCAGGCCTACAACGAGTACGGCGGCAACAGCCTGTACGAGGGCCAACCCGTCGGCCGCGCCTACAAGGTGAGCTACAACCGGCCGTTCACCACACGCGGCGACAACCCCGAGGACTGGCTGTTCAACGCCGAGTACCCGATGCTGCGCTTCCTGGAGCGCAACGGCTACGACGTCGCGTACACCGCCGGGGCCGACACCGCCCGACGCGGTCAACTCCTGCTGAACCACAAGGTGTTCCTGTCCGTCGGCCACGACGAGTACTGGTCGGCGGAGATGCGCGCCAACGTCGAGGCGGCCCGGGACGCGGGCGTCCACCTCGCGTTCTTCTCCGGCAACGAGCTGTTCTGGAAGACGCGTTGGGAGAACGGCGGCATGAGCGGGCAAGGCGCGCCGTACCGAACCCTCGTCTCCTACAAGGAGACCCACGACAACGACAAGACCGACCCGGCGGGCGCCGGCATGTGGACCGGCACCTGGCGCGACCCGCGGTTCTCCCCTCCCGCCGACGGCGGCAGACCCGAAAACTCCCTGACAGGGCAGCAGTTCAAGGCGAACTGCTGCACCACCGACATGACGGTCAACAGCGCCGACGGGCAACTCCGGTTCTGGCGCGACACCCGCGCCGCGACCCTCGCACCCGGCACCGAAACCACGCTCGGCAGTGGCCTCCTCGGCTACGAATGGGACGTCGACACCGAGAACAGCGCGCGTCCCGCCCACCTGATCCGGCTGTCGACCACCACCGAATCCGGGGAGATGCTCCAGGACTTCGGCTCCACGTACGCCGACGGCACCGCGACCCACCACCTGACCCTCTACCGCGCACCCAGCGGCGCACTCGTCTTCGGTGCCGGAACCATCCAGTGGTCATGGGGGCTCGACAACACCCGCACCTCCGGAACCGCCGGTGTCGACACGGCCGTTCAGCAGGCCACCCTCAACCTCTTCGCCGACATGGGCGTATCACCCGGAAGCCTGATGACCGGGATGACCGCCCCGACCCCGTCCACCGACACGGTCCCGCCCACGTCGACGATCACCGCACCGGTCGCCGGACAGAACATCGCGGTCGCCAAGGCCGTCACCGTCACCGGCACCGCCGCCGACACCGGCGGCCGGGTCGGCGGTGTCGAGGTCTCCGTCGACAACGGCGCCACCTGGAAGCCCGCCACGACCGGCCGCGAGTCGTGGACCTACACCTTCACCCCCACCACCACCGGGCCGCTCACACTCAAGAGCCGCGCCACCGACGACAGCCTGCGCGGCGAGACCCCCGGCCCCGGCGTCACCGTCACCGTCGGCGACGGCGGCCCGCCTCCGGACGTCGCCTGCCCCTGCACGATCTGGCCGGAGGGCACCCTGCCCACCTCGGGCCCCGACCCCGAGGCCGCCACCGTCGAACTCGGCGTCCGGTTCACGCCCGACCGCGACGGCTACATCACCGGCGTCCGCTACTACAAGTTCGCCGCGAACACCGGCCCCCACGTCGGCCACCTGTGGAGCGCGTCCGGCACGCAGCTGGCCGAGGCCACGTTCACGGCCGAGACCGCGTCCGGCTGGCAGCAGGTGCTCTTCGCGCAGCCCGTCCCGGTCACCGCGAACACGACCTACGTCGCGTCGTACCTCACCACGAGCGGGCACTACGCGGCCGACGAGCACTACTTCGACGCGCAGTTCTCCCGGGCGCCCCTGACCGCCCTCG is from Yinghuangia sp. ASG 101 and encodes:
- a CDS encoding DUF4082 domain-containing protein — translated: MFALLASLLSVIPTAGRAAAGPCSAPIVNAIVCENSKTGTARATWDVTGAGAADIQGFATEISVNVGETVHFKVDTPATAYRLDIYRLGWYGGSGARKITSVTPSVPLPQHQPGCDADDVNTGLIDCSNWTESASWAVPADAVSGYYLAKLVRTDGTSGASHIAFVVRDDASHAALLMQASDATWQAYNEYGGNSLYEGQPVGRAYKVSYNRPFTTRGDNPEDWLFNAEYPMLRFLERNGYDVAYTAGADTARRGQLLLNHKVFLSVGHDEYWSAEMRANVEAARDAGVHLAFFSGNELFWKTRWENGGMSGQGAPYRTLVSYKETHDNDKTDPAGAGMWTGTWRDPRFSPPADGGRPENSLTGQQFKANCCTTDMTVNSADGQLRFWRDTRAATLAPGTETTLGSGLLGYEWDVDTENSARPAHLIRLSTTTESGEMLQDFGSTYADGTATHHLTLYRAPSGALVFGAGTIQWSWGLDNTRTSGTAGVDTAVQQATLNLFADMGVSPGSLMTGMTAPTPSTDTVPPTSTITAPVAGQNIAVAKAVTVTGTAADTGGRVGGVEVSVDNGATWKPATTGRESWTYTFTPTTTGPLTLKSRATDDSLRGETPGPGVTVTVGDGGPPPDVACPCTIWPEGTLPTSGPDPEAATVELGVRFTPDRDGYITGVRYYKFAANTGPHVGHLWSASGTQLAEATFTAETASGWQQVLFAQPVPVTANTTYVASYLTTSGHYAADEHYFDAQFSRAPLTALAGDAPGGNGVYRGGGGFPNATWNAANYWVDAVFTTTPSTGPPPTDPPPTDPPTCAPCTIWPSGTVPGTPSDPEALPIEVGVKFRTTADGHITGVRFYQGDGNTGPHIAHLWTATGTPLATRAFTTETATGWQEVTFDTPVAVTAGTTYVASYYTPTGHYAADRNGLVQSAGTGPVTALADADAGGNGVYRLGTGGGFPSASWSASNYWVDVAFTTS